The genomic segment CTCAGCTGCACCTGGCAGTGTACAACAAGCCAGTGGAAGAGGCCTCGCTGGAGTTCCTGCTGACCGACTATGACCTGGTGCACGGGCGGCgcaagcagctggagctggagatCCAGGCTTCCTTCCTGCGCTTCATGGCCTGCGTGCTGAAGGGGTACCGCTCCTTCCTGCAGCCCATCACCCAGGCGCCTAGTGACACCACCCATGACGTCAGCAGCCTCTTCTTCctgcagggtgagctggggctgccgggGGCTGAGCTACGTGGCAAAGGAGGTGGAGCCGGAGCCATGTGCGGGGAGCAGGGGCCTTAATCGCGTGtgacccccctgctccccaggttttCTCAAGTCCCGGGAGCGCGCGTACCACAAGTTTTACGGGCagctgctgcgcacacagctcttCACCCAGTTCATCCAGGAGTGCTCCTTCGTCAGCGACCGGCACGCCTGCCTCGAGTTCTTCGACAGCTGTGTCGACAAGgtgccaccccgcccccagcagcgcccatgccaagcaccatcctctccctctccctctccctctccccagcctgccctACTGCCCTCGCTGGGTCTGGCCGCTCGTGTGGCTGAGCAGGCCGGTGCCGGGGGCTGTTCGGGCCCCCTgagccgccctctcccccaggtgCAGGTGGAGCTGGAGAAGGCCGAGGACACGCCCCTGCTAGAGCTGGACGACTCGCACGGTAGTGAGCACACAGTGTTCATCATGCCCCCCGAGGAGCCCCTGCTTCCTGATGGCACTGAGCCACCTGCACTCTACTGGTGAGATCTCTCCCCCCCGCGCTCCCcatcccccccgccagcccctgacaccctctctgctcccccacaGCTACGACAGCTTCCCCGTGCTGCAGGCCGAGCTCTTCGAGCGCCCCCAGGACCAGCTGGCTCCTCCGCTGTGCCAGCCCAAGAGCAGCGCTCCCAGCAGCCCCGCACCGCGCAGAACCAAGCAGGTGACTGCCCAGGCTCAGCTCATCCTGCAGGGAGTACGCTGAAGCCGATGGGAGATGCCAGTCCTTGGtgggcaggggcccaggcagagctggggggcgccATCCCGGGGGGTTGGGATGCTCTGATGGAGCAGGAGTgtgccagccctggggagagctGGACTGGCATGCGCTGGCACAGCTGGAGAtgccagcccctggggggtcctggtctgggcagagctggggggtggtgtGCCGGCGGGTTGGGATGCCCCggtggagcaggagcagccccGTGGAAGGGGTTGTGTTCCCCAGCCTGCTGTCCCCCCAGGAGATAAAGGcggcgcagcgggtggcgcagaAGTACTCATCGGTGCCGGACATGTGGGCCCGCTGCCTGCTTGGTCACTGCTACGGGCTGTGGTTCATCTACCTGCCCACCTACGTGCGGGCTGCAGCCTCCAAGGTGCGGGCACTGCAGACGGCCTATGAGGTGCTCAAGCAAATGGAGAGCAGGAAGGTGGTGCTGCCAGATGAGGTGAGGACCCCAGCGCTACTGCTGGTGTGCTTAGATCCTTCGCAGGGGGACCAGGGAAAACACCACCTTTGTTGGTAATATGTATCTCAGTCCACCCGGTATCACAGAATACCAGGATGGGGAGAGAGCTCAGGAGCTCCTGGAGCCCAACCCCTGCTAAAAGCTGGGCTGACCCCAAggaaatcatcccagacagggctttggCAAGCTGGGACTCGAACCCTCTTGAAACCCATTCGTTCATTCACATCTTGGCCAGACAAGTCGAAGGCGGGAGATCCATTCAGCTTCTAGTACAAAGCTGCTTTCTTTACCTGCCCAACCCCAAGGGAGGATAACCGTATCCCAAGGCTTCCTCCAAAGCGTCTGCGTGAAAAGACAGTTACGTGAAAGTGCTTAATACAGAGAGTCATCTACACTGTGGCCCCTCCCTTGGCCCATCCACGTGACacggcagccctggggggctCTGGACCTGTCAGTGCCTGGGGTGGGACCTGGCTGCCCGGCTCTCCCCTCACAGTGCCCTGTGGTTCCTGCCCCAGGTCTGCTATCGAAGCCTcatgcagctgtgtgggcagTATGGCGAGCCGGTGCTCTCCGTCCATGTCATGTTGGAGATGAAACGGGCCGGCATTGTTCCCAACACCGTCACCTACGGCTACTACAACAAggtgtgggctggggtggggcatgcCGGGGGTGGGCCAGGGAGGGGTGCACGGGACCATGCTCTGCCCAGGCAGCAGttgccatgggggcgggggggcacatgGGGCCATGCTCTGCCCAGGCGGCGGTTGCCATGGGGCCGGGGCACATGGGGCCATGCTCTGCCCTGGCGGCGgttgccatgggggtgggggggcacatggGGCCATGCTCTGCCCAGGTGGCGgttgccatgggggtgggggggcacacgGGGCCATGCTCTGCCCTGGCGGCGgttgccatgggggtgggggggcacatggGGCCATGCTCTGCCCAGGTGGCGgttgccatggggggggggcacacggGGCCATGCTCTGCCCAGGCAGTggttgccatggggctggggttcATGGGGCCATGCTCTGCCCAGGCGGCGgttgccatgggggcaggggggcacatGGGGCAGGCCATGCTCTGCCCAGGCGGTGGttgccatgggggcggggggcacatgGGGCGGGCCATGCTCTGCCCAGGCGGCGGTTGCCATGGGGACGGGGGGGTACATGGGGCCATGCTCTGCCCGGGCGGCGGTTGCCATGGGGGCGGGGTTCATGGGGCCATGCCCCGCCCAGGCGGCGGTCGCCAAGCGGCGGTTGCCATGGGGCGCAGGGCAGCCATAGTAACCCATGGGTCTGGGGGATTCACTCTCTTGCAGGCTGTGCTGGAGAGCAAGTGGCCCTCTGGTACGCAGGGCGGGCGGCTGCACTGGGCCAAGCTGCGCAACGTGGTGCTGGGCACCGCCCAGTTCCGGCAGCCCCTGCGGCAGCGGCAGCGGGAGAGCCAGGCCCACGGCAGCACCCTACCAGGTGTGTGGGCTCGGCAGGCTGGGGCCGGCTGTGGGGCGCACAGGCGCACGGGGCGTAGGCAGGCGGAgccggcagcccagcccagcccctctctctctcctggccgTGCAGAGAGCCAGAGTGGCCGGCCCCGGCCCAGCCTGCAGCGCCAGAGCACATGGGCTGGGCACAGCCTCCACGAGCcctcgcccagcccccagctggtgaagagcagcagtggcagcgtTCCCCACAGTGAGCCCTCCACGGTGGAGGCCGGCGTGGCCCAGAGTGAGTTGCAGCCCGGGggaggggaagctcgcagcagtgaggggctgggatgcagggtcACTGGGCTTGGCACTGGGGGTACCCGTGTCCGGCCCCTgtaaccctgccctgccctgcagttatcaaggccctgggggtgcttcagCCTGGCAGCGACTCCGTGgccaccctcccagccagcctgcgcCAGCTGCTGGATGAAGCCGGCAGCTCGGAGGATGGGAGCCTGTCAGACATCAGCTTCCAGACGGACGAGAGTGACCAGCAGGCCCTGGCCAGcgcccaggggcagccagggctgggtgtgCGGGGCAGCAAGCCAGCCTGGCATGACGAGAATCACAACAGCCTGGGGGGGACACCGCGCCGGGGGCTAGCTgccaagctgcagcagctgctgtccccGGCCAAGCGCCCCTCTCTGCGCCACACGGCCAGCGTGGAGCAGCCCAGCACCCGTCGGGCCACCGGATCCCTGCGCCGGGCCTCAGAACATGCCGAGCCCCCACCGCGCAAGAGCCCCGTGGAGAGCCTGCTGCGCCCCCAGGAGCGCCCCGACTCCACGGCCTCCGAGGTAGGGCTGGGACCTGGGGGGTTGGGCTGGAAGGCCCTTgtttctgggctgggctggggctctggggccaggctctggggttggGGTCTTGGCTGACCTCTGAGGGCTTTGCACTCTGGAACTGGCAGGGGACTCGGTGGCTCTGTGTGAGCTGCTGGGCCgggggtgctggcaggggcaggatccAGCAGCTCCAGCGGTGGGGCTCACAGTCTGTCTCTCCCCAGAGCTCCATCTCCCTGGGCAGCGAATTCGACCTGTCGGACACGTCGCTCTCCAGCTTCAGCCTGCGCCAGTCATCGGACCCGCTGCCTGAGGCCTCTgccaggctggagctgccccctgTGGAGGTGAGCTGCCCTCCTCCAcctgtcctgcacctgggccagGCCAGAACTGTCTCCCTCCCCCTGATCACCCTAGCTCTGAGCGGGACCACACCAGGGCCTGCCTGGCTGCACCTGCCAGGTGGGAGTCCCGCAGCGACAGGGCTGTGCACTGGCATCTGACAGAAACTCCCCACGGGAGCCCAGCAAcccaggctctgggaggcagcGACCAAAGGTGCTGAGCCAAGTCCCTGCCCCTCAGgagagctggggtgtgtgtgaagggaCTGAGCCGAGCGCTGTGGGGGAGCTGAGCCaagtccctccctcccagatccggCTGTCCAGCTGCTCGCGGTGCCAGACCTGCAACTCACTGGTGCACGACGAGGAGGTGATGGCTGGCTGGACGCCCGACGACTCCAACCTCaacaccagctgccccttctgctccCGCCCCTTCGTGCCCTTCCTCACCATCGAGATCCAGGACTTCCCGCAGCCCCCCAGGTGAGAGCCGCcctccaaccccctcctcccGAGGggtcccccagcaccccccagtgaGAGTcctccaccagccccctcctcctgaggggtcccctggcagccccttagGTGAGAGCCCCTGCTCCCGAGGGGTCCCCCGGCAGCCCCCCTTGCCCTCCAGGGGACTCCCCCCAGTAGCCCTCCTGTCTTTGGGGcagccctctcccactgcccccaagccctgctctgctcacagCAGTCTTGGGGTCAGGTGTCTTGTGGGGGTTTCGGGTGGGTGGCCCAGGCGGTGACTCTCCTTGTTCAGGGGCATTGAACCTGTCTCACTCTGGGCTGTCACAGCCCCTCGTGCTTTGACATGCGACCTGATgggggcggctgcccaggggCTGCATGCCCCCAGCCCtaagggggcagggctgatctgCCCTGCAGTAACCTGCCCCTCTCTTGCCAGCCCCTCGGATCTGCCCCGGGACggcacagagcagctgccagctggccaAGGCCCAGTGCTCAGCGACCGCtaccagtgcctggctctggacaaGGCTGAGCTGCAGCCCGGGATCCCCCCAGCGCTCTGCAATGGCTGCATGGACGCCTCGGTACAGCCTCTTCCCAAAccccctgcagctcagccaggctcCTCCGGAGCCAGCCAGAAGGGGGCGCTGTGGGCACCGGCGAGAGGGCCTGCACCCCAgactgctcagggctgtggcaggagaCACCCCAaggcccagcctgcacccctctgccagagctcccacccctgtgcctcaGACTTGAGCCCCCTCCTGtgtcccaaacccctcagccctagcctcaccccagagcccacacccccaggagAGCCTGTTGGGGGAGCTGAGCTGTGCCCCgctccaggaaggggcaggtccttgggctgaagggatggggctggggcaggcggccctcagtgccacctgggcCATGAGCCCCCGCACGCAGATGGCCACCAGGGCAGCACTCCAGCAGGAGTTtaaaggacccagagctccagctccttCCCTCCAGGCCCTTTAGAAttgccaggccttggggcaactgtcccctctgctccagcctgctgcaggccTGCACACACTGCCTCCATGTCTAACCCTCTCGCTCAGCCCTCCCTCTGCACCCAaccctttgtcccagcccccttccACCCTCTcggcctgcccctgccacacaccAGCCATGTGTGTGATGAGTTGATATGTGCCTCAGCTCGGGCGTGATGTGTCACGCCCATCACAGAACTCATTATGCTCATGGACAAGGGGACATTGGCTCCTGCTCCTGAGGAGTTCTGGGactgcagggcaggagcaagCGGCAGAGGCGCAGCTGGGGTCAGCGCTGGGGCAGTCAGGGTGAGAGGCGAGGCCAGGGGCTGTGGGCCGGCAGGGTCCTGTCCCCTCAGGACAGCCGCTCTCCCTGCAGgtgcccaggagtcctgccctgcGCTCCAGCCTGGTGACCGTCGCCTACCTGAGCCCGCTGGTGCTACGCAAGGAGCTGGAGAGCCTGCTGGAGAATGAGGGCAGTGAGTTCCTGGCCCAGCCCGAGTTGGTGGACAGCCATCCCATCATATACTGGAATCTGGTCTGGTATTTCCAGCGCCTTGGCCTGCCCAGcaacctgctgcagctggtgctggcctCCAAGCACGGCCAGCCCATGCCCCAGGTAGGGCCCCTGCCCACCACGTGCCctgtgcctggtgccagccctgcccccgttcCGACCCTACAGGTCTCTCTGCAGGCCCAGGCTCCGGAGGGGCCCCGGCTGTGCGTGCGCCTCTTCTGGGACGTCCTGACCCCCGACCCTGACAGCTGCCCCCCTCTCTACATGCTCTGGAGGATCCACAGTGAGTAGCCAGGCCAGGGGAGGTGGGGCGTCCAGGggtcagcggggggagggggaaatggcaGGGGTGTCTgcaggccgggggggaggggcgggccgAGCCGAGGCAGTGCCCTGACCCCCGCTCTCCCCGCAGGGAACAGCGCTGCCTGTCTGCAGTCGTGGTGCCGCCACAACTGCCCCTTCTCACTGGCGTTCCTGGAGGCCGTGCTGAGCCACGTGGGGCTGGGCGAGATGCACAAGGCCATCGCCCTCTTCCTGGAGACcctggctgcccagcccagccccccacccctgcaaaggtactgccctgctctgccccaccctcccccgtGCATCCCCGAtctgccccgccccctgcagaccccccaccccctctgctcccagccctgtcccccggCCTCACTCTCCCCGCTGTGCCCCCCAACTCAGTGCCACTCTCCTCCCTAGGAGTGTCTACCGGGAGATCCTCTTCCTCATGCTGGCTGCGCTGGGCCGGGACTACATGAACGTTGGTATGGGGGGAGCGGACATTGAGCTGCTTGGGCCCAtttgttctggggtggggagatAGCCAACCTGCCAGGCCCATTTGTCTGGGAGTGCAGGGGGATTTTGAGCCAGCTGGGCCCGTtgcttgtggggcggggggagatattgggccggctgcacccattgcttgtggggtggaggggggtggggtgggggaatatcTAACCTGCCAGGTCCTTTGgtctgtgcagggtggtgggggctaTTCAGCCAGCCAGGCCCATGGGTCAGGCAGGGGAACGTCTGAAGGGTTGGGCCCACTGGGCTGAGCCAGCTCAGttgggtcccagccctgcagctccctccaGAGCCTGAACCCCCGTCTCCACTGCAGCCGACTTCGACAAGAAGTACAGAGCGGCCTACGCCAAGGTGGCCGGCAGCCTGGGTAAGGAGGAACTGATGAGGAGGCGGGCGCAGCCGCCCAGCTCCAAGGCCATCGACTGCCGCCGGAGCTTTGGTGCCATGCTGGAGTGCTAGCACCATGCCACGCCGCCCGGGGCAGGCCCAGGACCCTGCCCCCCCTAGGAATTCAGGGACTGAATAGGGTCTTGGTGGGGAgtgagcagggcagagctgaTACCAAGccatgcactgcccctgcctcttctggggctctcctggccgTTGGGGGAGCTGCACTTTATGCCCTCTGAGCCAAGGCAGAGtcaggtgggagctggggaggccTCTGCTGCCCCCTAGCACTTtatccagccctgcccaggggcagTGGCTCCTCTAGGCTGTGTGagctgggaggggaagcagctgctgcccagctagggagctggggctggatgggCAGGGCCAAGACCTAGCTCTGGGCAGAGCTCACACAGCCCCTCCAGGGCCAGCTGGACTAGGACCTTTGGTGGTGGCTCAGCAGcaggtgtgggctgggctggcgccAGGCACCCTGGGTATACCCGAGGGGTCAGCTGTGCTCCTCGGCCTGGCCTGGgaggctccccccagcccggtGCTGTTTTGGAGCCTGGCCAGACACAGGCGCATGAGCGACTGCCCAGTCCACGGCTCTCGCCCTCCTGTGGTGCCCCCCAGGTGCAGCCCTTGCCCTGGGGTAGTTGGTCAGTGttaatatattttttatttatttattctcccCACGGCTGCTGTTAGCTTGTGCTGTAACCGCTGTGCTGGTGAGCTGGCGCCATGCgaacccctcccttccctgctggcCCCCTGCCAGGCAAGCGGGAGGCACCCTGGGCTGTCATGGGACTGGGTCATTGCGCCTCCTCCCGGGCAGGAGAGGGGACCTTCCCCTGACTCCCCCCCTCACTGCCTGCACTGGAAGCTGTTTCTCTCCACACCTATGGTTGGGTAGGAGCCTGTCTGGGCTACAGGAGTGGGGGTTCCCATGCACCCCCCATGGGAGTCTCACTGTGCAATATGGAGTCATCCCCATCCCTTGGTTTCATTTGGGTTTTGTTGGATCTGTAAATAAAGCCGCTTCAGTATTTTCACTGcctggtggtggggcggggggcacgggGGTTGCCCTGCTCTCGCCTATGTCCCCATCAGACGTCGGTCATTGCCCTGCCCCTGGTTCTGGGGGCCTGAGAGGAACCCACATGCCCAGCCTAAGCGGGGTGACTAGGGGTAGTGCAGGCCTAGGATGGCCCTGtctgctgctgggagcacagagctagaGGGCAGgcctctggcccccaccccacccagctcctgccaggcttccagccctgcctggggaagGGCCATCTGATTGGCTGCCTTCCCTACTATCCCGCTTCCCCGGGCAGAGCAGTCAATGACTGGCTGTGTGTGAtcctgagcccttccccacccagcaggtgctgggaggagttagggggagcaggaggggcctggcagcTCTGCTCTCACTTCCCCTCCTCTGGCCCTAGCTAGACTCCTGGTgcttcccagggctgggacactccccagcctggcagcagggcagaggaagCTGCACTCTGTGCCACCAGGCAGCGTCTCGCACCTTGTCCTGTGCCCATCCCATTTCCCTTTGCTGAGGCCTGGCCCAGGCACCTTCGGCTCCCAGCAGGTGTCACCCGTCGAcacctctctcccccagccactgTCCTCCCCTTTGGAGCTGTCTGGGTCCATTGGCTGGCCCCCATCCTGCTCTCACCAGCCCTACTTGGCCAGGGTGTGGCTCAGCCTGGGTGGCTGCTCCGGGACTGGCTGAATGAACACTCCTCCCTCCCTGTGTGGCTGGCAGGGgcccctgggctggctgctgcagcctcccctggccctgccccaggcagacTGGAGGCTGGGGTGCTCCTGCTGTGCCCAGCTCCCTCCTGGTCCTGCACTGCTCACTGGTGGCTTCCAACAAGaaagtgctgctgcagcctgggtacAATTGACCCCTATGTGCAGGGCCCTACCCACCCCGGCTCCCCTCGCTGCTCCCTGCAGACAAAAGCTGCCACACCTctggctgcacagcagctgctgccagggctggtctgtctgggaaGCCAAAGTGAGCTGGTCACCTGcaccctggccctggggcccCCCTCATGGCTTGGCTCCCGGCACAAGGCCATGGTATGGGGCTGGTTGTGTTTGTGCTGCACTGTTGCTAAGGCCCAGGTCTGCGAACAGTCGGGGACTAGctcagcctgactcttgctgcccatAAGGGCTCCTGGGCTAGCTGTCTGCCAGCCTCCCACTTGCAGTACCAGGCCGGGCCCCAGCCAGGCATGGCCCATGTTATGTGGTGTGGGGCTTTCCCTGCCCTCAAAGCACATGTGGCAGTCAGCCTCCACCTTGGCCCTAACATGCCCCTCAAGCAATGTCCACTCTCCTCCTCATCTGCCCCCTTCGTGCCCCTGCTCTCCATCAGGACTTTAAAAGCAATCGATTGTTGTGAGTAGGGCCTGGTTTTCTATAGGCCCTACTCATGTTTTGGGGCTGGTTTGCTGCCTGCCAAGGTGGCAGGTACTGAGCCAAGGGCTGTGGGTCGCAGCAGTGCAGGGGAGCAGAGTAGGAACCCACATGGCCTGGGGCTTCAGCACCAGCCTTGTCCCTAGGACAACTGAAACAGCTCTGAGCAAACCCAGTGCCACTGGTAGGAGTGGACTGCATTGCCCTGCTGGCCTGGACTCTCGTCTGACACAACATGCCCAcaggccacagggagcagccatgTGCACTCAGGTCTTATGGCCACAGGCGTCTGTGTGTCACCTGGCCCCTGCCATCCTTTgtttgaaaagtaacagaggtggctgtgttagtctgtattctaacaaaacaaaccagcagtccagtagcactttaaagactaacaaaataattgattaggtgatgagctttcatgggacagacccacttcagatctgacCCTCTGCTTGGAGCGGGAGAGCCCGTCCCAGTGCTCAGCCAAAGGCGGGAGTTGGCCCTTTCTGCAGTGAGCATTAAACTGTTTGTCTGAGGACTGAGtgaaggaggtggggggcaggggggcgcgCAGCCTGTCTCAtctgcccagctctggcccagaGCATGCAGCCTGGCAGGAGATCAAGCATTCACAGCCCCAGCTGACCCAGTTCTCGTGGGTTTCGTATGCCGCCACTGAGCCAGGCACAGGAAACTGACAGGCCTGCTTGGAAGGCCGAGTAGGAGACCGCCAGCCTCCCCTGGGACAGTGCAGACGTGTTAGTCGCTTTGCTTAATGGCCCCAGAAATAGCCTCTGGCGGAAATGGCTGGGAAGGGCTTTGGTTTTTGCCCCTGCCTGCTTATTGGCTGGGCCAGGTCCAAGTCATGGGCCTTTGAAAGACACAGCCAATTAGAGAGCCCTGCAGAAGAAACAGGGTGTGTGTCAATCACCTGCTGTTAGCCAATGAAGTGAGAGAGGTGCTAATAAACCATAGATCGTGGAGAAGAAAGGCCAGAGTGTTGGCTTGACTCCACGTCTGGCTTGGCAGACACCCTGAATTCTGGCAGACGGGCTCCTTGCCTGGGCCACTAGGCTATTTCCTGAGGCAGCTGTATGAGGGATGAGTGAAGTGGGAGTCGTTAGGGTCCCCGCTTCTGGCACCCACAAGGGCTATGCAACCTCCTTGACCTCGGCTGTCACAAGCACACACAGTATCTGTCCTGGCAGTTTGCAACAGGAAATGCCCTCTCACCAAAAGAATGGAGAAAGTGCTGACCTGTCAGAGATGGGGCCTGCTAGCACAGACCCACCCCAGCCAAGCGCCCCCAAGTGCATGGGGCTGACAAACCTGAGATCAGTGCTGCTATCTGGGGCAATAATacacctgcagctgctgtgacATATTCCAGGCAGGGGAAGCCAATGGCcaactccccctgctcccagccacattgGGATGTTATTCCCAGGACCCCACGCAGCTGGAAGGGGGAAATTCCACTGAGCCACCATAGTGATATTACTGCAGGATCATGGAGCCCTGGTGCGGGGGGAGctgcgtgcgtgcacacacagagAACAAGCATATGCAGACAGTCTTAGGGGGCATCTTCCCAGCACGTATAAGGGGGATTGCTAGCTGGAATTGGGTGGAAGTTTGCTGACCAGCTGAAGTGAGGACCACAGAGGTGGACTGCATTTAACTCTCAGACAAGTGGAGGTGGCAGAGGGTAGCAAGAAAACAGTGAGGCAATAGGGGCTGATGCTCTGCAGCATCCACAGAAATCCACTCATGTCAGTGTGGCCACGTGGAGTCACAGGACATCTTGTGCACTGAAAAACAGCACCACACCACTGTGTCCCTGGATcaacctgcccatgtcactgtCATGGGCAGCAGGCCTGCTAGATTCCATGGCACTG from the Carettochelys insculpta isolate YL-2023 chromosome 30, ASM3395843v1, whole genome shotgun sequence genome contains:
- the DENND4B gene encoding DENN domain-containing protein 4B isoform X4, translating into MAQAPEGEKVLVRCREAAAMAEEKPPQLVDYFVVAGLTDSSKALDEESQQPRPARPSEPITDVAVVIHSQGEEVPQGFTCIERSTSGHPVDLNASLLHSPQMYICYKRGRAKPPLIELGVHCEGKDRLKPGYELVHTTPYSRSANLTSGAPGHQRTFLAYRRATESQGHSALGITDICLVVPSKGENTPHTFCRVERSLNTGMWGPAVFLCYKMAMSKANTLVYEAGLISRYPEQDSESFPLPESVPVFCLPMGATIESWPLDTKYQVPLFSTFVLTGASGDKVYGAAIQFHEAYPRAWLSEKQSLHLGLLSVVDRRPITSRSVQTRRSICVLSRWPFFDVFRKFLMFIYRYSISGPHVLPLETHISHFMHNVPFPSPQRPRILVQMSPYDNLLLCQPVSSPLPLSGASFLTLLQNLGPENAVRLLLAVLTEQKLLIHSLRPDVLTSVSEALISMIFPLRWQCPYIPLCPLTLADVLCAPVPFIVGIHSSYFDLHDPPHDVLCVDLDTNTIFQSEEKKLLSPRSLPRRPCKVLLAALHAHFQQLDEMYNKPVEEASLEFLLTDYDLVHGRRKQLELEIQASFLRFMACVLKGYRSFLQPITQAPSDTTHDVSSLFFLQGFLKSRERAYHKFYGQLLRTQLFTQFIQECSFVSDRHACLEFFDSCVDKVELEKAEDTPLLELDDSHGSEHTVFIMPPEEPLLPDGTEPPALYCYDSFPVLQAELFERPQDQLAPPLCQPKSSAPSSPAPRRTKQEIKAAQRVAQKYSSVPDMWARCLLGHCYGLWFIYLPTYVRAAASKVRALQTAYEVLKQMESRKVVLPDEVCYRSLMQLCGQYGEPVLSVHVMLEMKRAGIVPNTVTYGYYNKAVLESKWPSGTQGGRLHWAKLRNVVLGTAQFRQPLRQRQRESQAHGSTLPESQSGRPRPSLQRQSTWAGHSLHEPSPSPQLVKSSSGSVPHSEPSTVEAGVAQIIKALGVLQPGSDSVATLPASLRQLLDEAGSSEDGSLSDISFQTDESDQQALASAQGQPGLGVRGSKPAWHDENHNSLGGTPRRGLAAKLQQLLSPAKRPSLRHTASVEQPSTRRATGSLRRASEHAEPPPRKSPVESLLRPQERPDSTASESSISLGSEFDLSDTSLSSFSLRQSSDPLPEASARLELPPVEIRLSSCSRCQTCNSLVHDEEVMAGWTPDDSNLNTSCPFCSRPFVPFLTIEIQDFPQPPSPSDLPRDGTEQLPAGQGPVLSDRYQCLALDKAELQPGIPPALCNGCMDASVPRSPALRSSLVTVAYLSPLVLRKELESLLENEGSEFLAQPELVDSHPIIYWNLVWYFQRLGLPSNLLQLVLASKHGQPMPQAQAPEGPRLCVRLFWDVLTPDPDSCPPLYMLWRIHRNSAACLQSWCRHNCPFSLAFLEAVLSHVGLGEMHKAIALFLETLAAQPSPPPLQRSVYREILFLMLAALGRDYMNVADFDKKYRAAYAKVAGSLGKEELMRRRAQPPSSKAIDCRRSFGAMLEC
- the DENND4B gene encoding DENN domain-containing protein 4B isoform X3; protein product: MAQAPEGEKVLVRCREAAAMAEEKPPQLVDYFVVAGLTDSSKALDEESQQPRPARPSEPITDVAVVIHSQGEEVPQGFTCIERSTSGHPVDLNASLLHSPQMYICYKRGRAKPPLIELGVHCEGKDRLKPGYELVHTTPYSRSANLTSGAPGHQRTFLAYRRATESQGHSALGITDICLVVPSKGENTPHTFCRVERSLNTGMWGPAVFLCYKMAMSKANTLVYEAGLISRYPEQDSESFPLPESVPVFCLPMGATIESWPLDTKYQVPLFSTFVLTGASGDKVYGAAIQFHEAYPRAWLSEKQSLHLGLLSVVDRRPITSRSVQTRRSICVLSRWPFFDVFRKFLMFIYRYSISGPHVLPLETHISHFMHNVPFPSPQRPRILVQMSPYDNLLLCQPVSSPLPLSGASFLTLLQNLGPENAVRLLLAVLTEQKLLIHSLRPDVLTSVSEALISMIFPLRWQCPYIPLCPLTLADVLCAPVPFIVGIHSSYFDLHDPPHDVLCVDLDTNTIFQSEEKKLLSPRSLPRRPCKVLLAALHAHFQQLDEMYNKPVEEASLEFLLTDYDLVHGRRKQLELEIQASFLRFMACVLKGYRSFLQPITQAPSDTTHDVSSLFFLQGFLKSRERAYHKFYGQLLRTQLFTQFIQECSFVSDRHACLEFFDSCVDKVQVELEKAEDTPLLELDDSHGSEHTVFIMPPEEPLLPDGTEPPALYCYDSFPVLQAELFERPQDQLAPPLCQPKSSAPSSPAPRRTKQEIKAAQRVAQKYSSVPDMWARCLLGHCYGLWFIYLPTYVRAAASKVRALQTAYEVLKQMESRKVVLPDEVCYRSLMQLCGQYGEPVLSVHVMLEMKRAGIVPNTVTYGYYNKAVLESKWPSGTQGGRLHWAKLRNVVLGTAQFRQPLRQRQRESQAHGSTLPESQSGRPRPSLQRQSTWAGHSLHEPSPSPQLVKSSSGSVPHSEPSTVEAGVAQIIKALGVLQPGSDSVATLPASLRQLLDEAGSSEDGSLSDISFQTDESDQQALASAQGQPGLGVRGSKPAWHDENHNSLGGTPRRGLAAKLQQLLSPAKRPSLRHTASVEQPSTRRATGSLRRASEHAEPPPRKSPVESLLRPQERPDSTASESSISLGSEFDLSDTSLSSFSLRQSSDPLPEASARLELPPVEIRLSSCSRCQTCNSLVHDEEVMAGWTPDDSNLNTSCPFCSRPFVPFLTIEIQDFPQPPSPSDLPRDGTEQLPAGQGPVLSDRYQCLALDKAELQPGIPPALCNGCMDASVPRSPALRSSLVTVAYLSPLVLRKELESLLENEGSEFLAQPELVDSHPIIYWNLVWYFQRLGLPSNLLQLVLASKHGQPMPQAQAPEGPRLCVRLFWDVLTPDPDSCPPLYMLWRIHRNSAACLQSWCRHNCPFSLAFLEAVLSHVGLGEMHKAIALFLETLAAQPSPPPLQRSVYREILFLMLAALGRDYMNVADFDKKYRAAYAKVAGSLGKEELMRRRAQPPSSKAIDCRRSFGAMLEC